The proteins below are encoded in one region of Metabacillus dongyingensis:
- a CDS encoding VWA domain-containing protein yields the protein MNKGKLKQILLITDGCSNHGEDPIAMAALAKEQGISVNVIGIVEENVIDQEAIDEIEGIAMSGGGVSQIVYAHQLSQTVQMVTRQAMTQTLQGVVNSELQQILGKKVTMEELSPEKRGEVMEVVDELGETIGMEILILVDMSGSMKPKLPTVKESLLDLSISLNSRIGENQFSVSVFPGKKDEVETILEWTPKLESLSSIFPKLTTGGITPTGPAIRDGIHSFKKKRSLRSLLSDDEQYFNESNM from the coding sequence ATGAATAAGGGAAAATTAAAACAAATTCTGCTTATAACCGACGGCTGCTCCAATCACGGTGAAGATCCGATTGCGATGGCGGCTCTGGCAAAAGAACAAGGCATTTCAGTAAATGTAATCGGAATCGTTGAAGAAAATGTGATTGATCAGGAGGCGATCGATGAGATTGAAGGGATTGCTATGTCGGGCGGAGGTGTAAGCCAGATTGTCTATGCTCATCAGCTCTCTCAAACGGTGCAAATGGTTACAAGGCAAGCGATGACTCAAACTCTGCAAGGGGTGGTCAATTCTGAACTTCAGCAAATCCTCGGGAAGAAAGTGACAATGGAGGAGCTTTCGCCTGAAAAACGGGGAGAGGTGATGGAAGTAGTCGATGAGCTTGGAGAAACGATCGGTATGGAGATTTTAATATTAGTAGATATGAGCGGAAGCATGAAGCCGAAACTGCCGACTGTAAAAGAATCACTTTTGGATTTATCTATCAGCTTGAATTCGAGAATAGGGGAAAATCAATTTTCAGTGTCTGTATTTCCTGGGAAAAAGGATGAAGTTGAAACCATTTTGGAATGGACACCGAAACTTGAATCGCTCTCCTCTATTTTTCCTAAACTTACAACTGGCGGCATTACCCCGACCGGACCGGCTATTCGTGATGGCATCCATTCGTTTAAGAAAAAGCGTTCTTTAAGGAGTTTGCTCTCAGATGATGAACAATACTTCAACGAATCAAACATGTAA
- a CDS encoding peptidyl-prolyl cis-trans isomerase, giving the protein MNGKAVWPIIFGLVIINCFTLAYFLSKDDSIAAVVSGNQKSESIAVVGKKEITREDWMAELEERFGKETLEEMINFTVVEELAEKHSIKIPEEELERELTMYKSMYNSLDNERLTDTKELREQIRYSILLEELLTKDVEISDKELKAYYDSNKELYSIEDSYHLFHIVTETEEDALKVIEELKGGSSFEALAAEKSIDEFTANEGGELGFVSANNDYLPSQYVGEAEKLKIDEWSHPIKSKLGYSILLLKEKLDGVQYSYEDVKNQMRRQIALEQMESAVSVKPLWEEAGVTWFYDDDTSKE; this is encoded by the coding sequence ATGAACGGGAAAGCAGTATGGCCAATCATTTTTGGTCTTGTCATCATTAATTGTTTTACCTTGGCCTATTTCTTATCTAAAGATGACAGTATAGCAGCTGTTGTTTCTGGAAACCAGAAATCGGAGTCCATTGCTGTTGTCGGAAAGAAAGAAATTACAAGGGAAGACTGGATGGCGGAGCTTGAAGAGCGTTTCGGAAAAGAAACACTTGAAGAGATGATTAATTTTACGGTAGTTGAGGAGCTTGCGGAAAAGCACAGCATTAAGATCCCTGAAGAAGAACTTGAACGCGAGCTTACGATGTACAAATCCATGTACAATTCCCTTGATAACGAACGGCTGACAGATACGAAAGAACTGCGCGAGCAAATCAGATACAGCATACTGTTAGAAGAATTGTTAACCAAGGATGTTGAAATATCTGATAAAGAACTGAAAGCTTATTATGACTCCAATAAAGAGCTGTATTCAATTGAAGATTCGTATCACTTATTCCATATTGTGACGGAGACCGAGGAAGATGCTTTAAAAGTGATAGAAGAACTAAAAGGCGGCTCAAGCTTTGAAGCGCTGGCTGCTGAAAAGTCAATTGATGAATTTACGGCAAACGAGGGAGGAGAGCTTGGGTTTGTGTCCGCAAATAATGATTATCTTCCATCACAATATGTTGGCGAGGCTGAGAAACTGAAAATAGATGAATGGAGCCACCCGATTAAGAGTAAGCTCGGCTATTCTATTCTTTTATTAAAAGAAAAGCTTGATGGTGTCCAATACTCATATGAAGATGTGAAAAATCAAATGAGAAGGCAGATTGCACTGGAACAAATGGAATCTGCTGTATCTGTTAAACCATTGTGGGAAGAGGCAGGAGTTACGTGGTTTTATGATGATGATACTTCTAAGGAATAA
- a CDS encoding protein kinase domain-containing protein: MMNNTSTNQTCKAAPGTIIKGKWHHQQYRILKPLGQGATGIVYLAEGKHGLSALKVSENSMSITSEVNVLKHFSKVQGNSLGPALIDVDDWMNPRTQTQVPFYVMEYIKGKQYLDFIQNNGNEWIGVLIIQLLSNLHELHQAGWVFGDLKPENLIVADRPVQLRFIDVGGTTLKGRSIKEFTDFFDRGYWGLGTRKAEAEYDLFAAAMIVINSVYPKRFKKQGDGNGQLNAVIQSNPYLRQHSAVLNNAILGKYKYASEMKQDFLQSLYPKTSRKPPAAARQSAPNHQQKKTRVQVKKKNKVSGWIETVMIIAALCIIYSFYVYHYLL; this comes from the coding sequence ATGATGAACAATACTTCAACGAATCAAACATGTAAAGCTGCACCAGGCACCATTATTAAGGGAAAGTGGCATCATCAGCAGTACCGGATATTGAAACCCCTTGGTCAGGGTGCTACAGGGATTGTCTATTTAGCGGAGGGAAAACATGGACTTTCAGCACTTAAAGTAAGTGAGAACAGCATGTCCATTACTTCTGAAGTGAATGTCCTTAAACACTTTTCAAAGGTCCAGGGGAATTCCCTTGGGCCTGCTTTAATTGATGTAGATGATTGGATGAATCCCAGAACCCAAACACAAGTTCCTTTTTATGTAATGGAATATATTAAAGGAAAGCAATATCTTGATTTTATCCAGAACAATGGCAACGAATGGATTGGTGTATTAATAATTCAGCTTCTCTCAAATCTGCATGAGCTCCATCAGGCAGGCTGGGTTTTCGGCGACTTGAAACCGGAGAATCTGATTGTGGCTGACAGGCCGGTGCAGCTGAGGTTTATAGATGTTGGAGGAACAACGCTTAAGGGCAGGTCAATAAAAGAGTTTACCGATTTTTTTGATAGAGGATACTGGGGACTTGGGACCCGCAAGGCGGAGGCGGAGTATGATCTATTTGCAGCTGCTATGATCGTGATCAATTCTGTTTATCCTAAACGGTTTAAAAAGCAGGGAGACGGAAACGGTCAGCTAAATGCTGTTATTCAGTCAAATCCTTACTTGCGGCAGCATTCTGCCGTTTTAAATAATGCCATCTTGGGAAAATACAAGTATGCTTCTGAAATGAAACAGGATTTCCTGCAGTCTCTTTATCCTAAGACGAGCAGAAAGCCCCCTGCCGCAGCAAGACAGTCTGCTCCAAACCATCAGCAGAAAAAAACGCGGGTGCAGGTTAAAAAGAAGAACAAAGTAAGCGGATGGATCGAAACCGTGATGATTATTGCTGCTTTATGCATTATCTATTCGTTCTATGTTTATCACTATCTCCTGTAA
- a CDS encoding type III pantothenate kinase — protein MFLVLDVGNTNTVLGVFESDELKHHWRIETTRNKTEDEFGMLIKSLFEHEGIQLTDIKGIIISSVVPPIMFSLERMCSKYFKQKPLVVGPGIKTGLNIKYENPREVGADRIVNAVAGIHLYGGPLIIVDFGTATTYCYINEEKQYMGGAIAPGINISTEALYSRAAKLPRIEIARPDDIIGKNTVSAMQAGILFGYVGQVEGIVNRMKQQSKAEPKVIATGGLASLIASESKVIEIVDPFLTLKGLQLIYERNSI, from the coding sequence ATGTTTTTAGTATTGGATGTAGGGAATACAAATACCGTTTTAGGCGTTTTTGAGAGTGATGAATTAAAACATCACTGGCGAATTGAAACGACAAGAAATAAAACGGAAGATGAGTTTGGCATGCTGATTAAATCATTATTTGAACATGAAGGAATACAGCTTACCGATATTAAAGGGATTATTATTTCGTCCGTTGTTCCTCCAATTATGTTCTCGCTCGAGAGAATGTGTTCAAAGTACTTTAAGCAAAAGCCTTTAGTTGTAGGACCAGGAATTAAAACAGGTTTGAACATAAAATATGAGAATCCGCGTGAGGTTGGTGCTGACAGAATAGTTAATGCAGTGGCCGGCATTCATTTATACGGAGGACCTTTAATTATTGTCGACTTTGGTACAGCCACAACCTATTGTTATATAAATGAGGAAAAACAATATATGGGGGGAGCTATTGCCCCGGGAATTAACATTTCAACAGAAGCGTTATATTCAAGAGCAGCTAAACTTCCAAGAATTGAAATTGCAAGACCGGACGATATTATCGGAAAAAATACTGTGAGTGCGATGCAGGCCGGTATTTTATTCGGCTATGTGGGACAAGTAGAAGGCATTGTTAATAGAATGAAACAACAGTCAAAAGCAGAGCCTAAGGTTATTGCTACAGGAGGACTGGCATCATTGATTGCGTCTGAATCGAAAGTAATTGAAATTGTCGATCCTTTCCTTACGTTAAAAGGCCTGCAGCTTATTTATGAAAGAAACAGCATTTAA
- the tilS gene encoding tRNA lysidine(34) synthetase TilS: protein MLERFRTFLNVNDIKDATVVIGVSGGPDSLALLHLFMRFQQAYQLRIIAAHVDHMFRGRQSEEEMEFVKHYCRSNGVPCEAVQLNVSDFARKHPEMSAQNAARECRYTFYSKVMEKYEGKFLALGHHGDDQVETILMRMTRGGMGASIAGIPEMRDFDSGKIIRPFLSFTKDQILTYCHEHKLSPRFDPSNEKQDYTRNRFRKHVLPFLKEENPKVHERFQFFSRTFREDEQFLQELTKEKLNTVLKRKKNEIELNIEMFKTLPMPLQRRGIQLILNYLYEDIPSSLSSIHIESLQSLLSQKHPSGSLDYPDGLKVIKSYQTCLFTFEQNTDQSYEMQVQIPSRTSLPNGYIITCEISDRSPDDLSGNHVFVMPYSSLNKPLLIRTRRQGDKIKLKGMNGTKKVKDIFIDAKVPINKRNSWPVLEDGSGNILWLPGLKKSSFEEYGLSEGDCVVLEYKEQ, encoded by the coding sequence ATGCTAGAACGTTTCCGGACTTTTCTTAATGTTAACGATATAAAAGATGCAACCGTTGTGATTGGGGTTTCAGGCGGACCTGATTCGCTTGCCCTGCTTCATTTATTTATGAGGTTTCAGCAAGCTTATCAGCTTAGAATCATTGCTGCTCATGTGGATCATATGTTTAGAGGTCGACAGTCTGAAGAAGAAATGGAATTTGTTAAGCACTATTGCCGTTCGAATGGGGTTCCGTGTGAAGCTGTTCAGCTGAACGTGTCTGATTTCGCCAGGAAGCACCCGGAAATGAGTGCTCAGAATGCAGCCAGAGAATGCCGCTACACTTTCTACAGCAAAGTAATGGAAAAGTATGAGGGAAAGTTTTTGGCTTTAGGGCATCATGGAGATGATCAGGTTGAGACCATTTTAATGAGAATGACTAGAGGCGGAATGGGTGCTTCTATTGCGGGAATTCCTGAAATGCGTGATTTTGACAGCGGGAAAATCATTCGTCCTTTTTTATCTTTTACAAAAGATCAAATTCTTACCTACTGTCATGAACACAAGCTGTCTCCGCGATTTGATCCAAGCAACGAGAAGCAGGACTATACAAGAAATCGCTTCCGCAAACATGTATTGCCGTTTCTTAAGGAAGAAAACCCTAAAGTTCATGAGAGATTTCAGTTTTTCAGCAGAACATTTAGAGAAGATGAGCAGTTCTTACAGGAATTAACGAAAGAAAAATTGAATACAGTATTGAAAAGGAAAAAGAACGAAATCGAATTGAATATTGAAATGTTTAAAACCCTGCCTATGCCTTTACAAAGAAGAGGTATTCAACTAATATTAAACTATCTTTACGAAGATATTCCATCTTCCCTTTCTTCTATACATATAGAGAGTCTTCAGTCTTTACTCTCGCAAAAACATCCTTCCGGTTCACTTGATTACCCAGACGGTCTAAAAGTAATCAAATCCTATCAAACGTGTTTGTTTACTTTTGAACAAAACACAGACCAGTCATATGAGATGCAAGTGCAGATACCTTCACGCACTTCCCTCCCAAACGGGTATATCATAACTTGTGAAATTTCGGACAGGAGTCCTGATGATCTGTCAGGGAACCATGTGTTCGTCATGCCATATTCTTCTTTGAACAAACCCTTGCTTATCCGCACAAGAAGGCAAGGTGATAAAATCAAACTGAAAGGCATGAACGGTACGAAAAAAGTAAAAGATATATTTATTGATGCTAAAGTACCGATCAATAAGAGAAACAGCTGGCCTGTTTTAGAAGATGGCAGCGGTAATATCCTCTGGCTTCCCGGCCTTAAGAAATCTTCATTTGAAGAATACGGGTTATCCGAGGGTGATTGTGTTGTACTGGAATATAAAGAGCAATGA
- the ftsH gene encoding ATP-dependent zinc metalloprotease FtsH, translated as MNRIFRNTIFYLLIFLVVIGVVSFFQGNNTKTEPLTYSKFISELEAGDVEEITIQPLRGVYEVKGKLTDYKEDELFVTHVLSDKALDRVDAAAQGKTSVKFVPAEETSGWVTFFTSIIPFVIIFILFFFLLNQAQGGGSRVMNFGKSKAKLYSEEKKKVRFKDVAGADEEKQELVEVVEFLKDPRKFAELGARIPKGVLLVGPPGTGKTLLARAAAGEAGVPFFSISGSDFVEMFVGVGASRVRDLFENAKKNAPCIIFIDEIDAVGRQRGAGLGGGHDEREQTLNQLLVEMDGFGGNEGIIMIAATNRPDILDPALLRPGRFDRQITVDRPDLKGREAVLQVHARNKPLDDAVNLKSIAARTPGFSGADLENLLNEAALVAARRNKKKVDMTDIDEATDRVIAGPAKKSRVISQKERKIVAYHEAGHTIIGVILDEADMVHKVTIVPRGQAGGYAVMLPKEDRYFMTKPELLDKITGLLGGRVAEDIVFGEVSTGASNDFQRATGIARRMVTEFGMSDKLGPLQFGQSQGQVFLGRDFNSEQNYSDAIAHEIDMEVQRFIKESYERAKKILTENRDKLELIAQTLLEIETLDAEQIKHLVDHGTLPDRPAAVDKKQEDVKVNILPKKDEEQTSEIHEDRKED; from the coding sequence ATGAATCGGATCTTCCGTAATACCATATTTTATTTATTAATCTTTTTAGTGGTTATTGGAGTCGTCAGTTTTTTCCAAGGAAACAATACAAAAACTGAACCATTAACTTACAGTAAATTCATTTCCGAACTTGAGGCTGGAGATGTTGAAGAAATAACGATACAGCCGCTGCGTGGGGTTTATGAAGTTAAAGGTAAGTTAACTGATTATAAAGAAGATGAGTTATTTGTAACTCATGTATTAAGCGACAAAGCATTAGACCGTGTGGATGCTGCTGCTCAGGGGAAAACGAGCGTTAAGTTCGTACCTGCAGAAGAAACCAGCGGATGGGTAACGTTCTTTACATCCATCATTCCTTTTGTCATTATCTTCATTCTTTTCTTCTTCTTGCTCAACCAGGCTCAGGGCGGCGGAAGCCGTGTCATGAACTTTGGCAAAAGCAAAGCCAAGCTTTACAGCGAAGAAAAGAAAAAGGTCAGATTTAAAGACGTTGCAGGTGCAGATGAAGAGAAGCAGGAGCTTGTTGAAGTCGTGGAATTCCTAAAGGATCCACGTAAGTTTGCAGAGCTTGGCGCCCGCATTCCTAAAGGTGTTCTTCTTGTAGGACCTCCTGGAACAGGTAAAACGCTTCTTGCACGTGCTGCTGCCGGAGAAGCTGGCGTGCCGTTCTTCTCAATCAGCGGATCTGATTTCGTTGAAATGTTTGTCGGTGTAGGGGCTTCCCGTGTTCGTGACTTGTTTGAGAATGCGAAAAAGAACGCACCTTGTATTATCTTTATTGATGAAATTGATGCAGTTGGCCGTCAGCGCGGCGCGGGTCTTGGCGGAGGCCATGATGAGCGTGAGCAGACCCTTAACCAATTGCTTGTTGAAATGGACGGATTTGGCGGAAATGAAGGAATCATTATGATTGCTGCTACAAACCGCCCTGACATTCTTGATCCTGCTTTATTGCGTCCAGGCCGTTTTGACCGTCAGATTACGGTTGACCGTCCTGATCTTAAAGGTCGTGAGGCAGTTCTTCAAGTACATGCCCGCAACAAGCCTTTAGATGATGCTGTTAATTTAAAATCGATCGCCGCCCGTACACCTGGATTCTCAGGTGCAGATCTTGAAAACCTTCTGAATGAGGCTGCACTTGTTGCTGCCCGCCGCAATAAGAAAAAGGTCGATATGACAGATATTGATGAAGCTACAGACCGTGTAATTGCGGGTCCTGCGAAGAAGAGCCGTGTTATTTCTCAAAAAGAGCGCAAAATTGTTGCCTATCATGAAGCAGGGCATACAATTATCGGAGTAATTCTTGATGAGGCTGATATGGTGCACAAAGTAACAATCGTACCTCGCGGTCAAGCTGGCGGATATGCTGTTATGCTTCCGAAAGAAGATCGTTACTTTATGACGAAGCCTGAGCTTCTTGATAAAATTACTGGACTTCTCGGCGGCCGTGTAGCTGAGGACATCGTATTCGGCGAAGTCAGCACAGGAGCATCCAATGACTTCCAGCGTGCGACAGGCATTGCCCGCCGCATGGTAACAGAGTTTGGTATGAGTGATAAGCTAGGGCCATTGCAATTTGGACAATCGCAAGGGCAAGTGTTTTTAGGACGCGACTTCAACAGCGAGCAGAACTATAGTGATGCCATTGCACATGAAATTGATATGGAAGTGCAGCGCTTCATTAAAGAAAGCTATGAGCGTGCTAAGAAGATTCTTACTGAGAATCGTGATAAATTAGAGCTGATTGCTCAAACACTGCTTGAAATTGAAACACTCGATGCAGAACAGATTAAACACCTTGTGGATCATGGCACATTGCCGGATCGGCCAGCTGCTGTCGACAAAAAACAAGAAGATGTGAAAGTGAACATCCTCCCGAAAAAGGATGAAGAACAAACATCTGAAATACATGAAGATCGAAAAGAAGATTAA
- the spoIIE gene encoding stage II sporulation protein E — MEKVERRVIEPITEVNLERTHQWFNRSVHRFGTRLQLLFLHKGLLYVLIGFLLGRALILTEVLPFALPFFGAVLLMKKDKALFSSLALIAGAVTISWQTSLFVTASILIFLIMKKLTSLIYKDKMKALPFVVFLSMMLTRIGYFYLQDSLTLYDYMMAGVESGLAFILTLIFLQSLPLISARKYKQSLKIEEIICIMILLASVLTGFVGVSYQELQAEHILSRYIVLLFAFIGGSSIGCTVGVVTGLILSLANVGNLYQMSLLAFSGLLGGLLKEGQKFGAAIGLLIGSLLISLYGEGSNDLIKNLSESLIAIGLFLLTPKAITNKLAKHIPGTNEHTQEQQQYVRKIRDVTAHRVDQFSQVFHALSESFVTFYEKSEESEDQRGTDLFLSTITEKTCQTCFKKERCWVQNFDTTYDFMKTIMHESKENTYHGNRKLKKEFERYCSKPKKVEEAIEQEINYYDANEKLKEQVQESRRLVAEQLMGVSQVMEDFAKEIKRERENHFVQEEQILEALQSFGIEIGHVDIYSLEQGNVDIEMSIPFCNGHGECEKIIAPMLSDILEESVIVKHEECSSYPNGYCHVSFGSSRTYRVDSGVAHAAKGGGLVSGDSYSTIELGFGKYAIAISDGMGNGVRAHFESNETIKLLQKILQSGIEEKVAIKTINSILSLRTTDEIFSTLDLAIVDLQDASCKFLKIGSTPSFIKRGDQIMKIQASNLPMGIIEEFDVDVVGEQLKAGDLLIMMSDGIFEGPKHVENHDLWMKRKIKELETMDPQEVADLIMEEVIRTRAGKIEDDMTVVVAKIDHNTPKWASIPTSKHYKKQNVM, encoded by the coding sequence ATGGAAAAGGTAGAAAGAAGGGTTATCGAGCCGATTACGGAAGTGAATCTTGAGAGGACGCATCAATGGTTTAATCGTTCAGTTCATCGTTTTGGGACAAGACTGCAGCTGCTCTTTTTGCATAAAGGTCTTCTTTATGTGCTGATCGGCTTTCTGCTGGGAAGAGCACTCATTTTAACTGAAGTTCTTCCTTTTGCACTGCCGTTCTTTGGCGCTGTCCTCTTAATGAAAAAAGATAAAGCGCTATTCTCCTCGCTTGCTCTGATCGCAGGAGCTGTCACGATATCGTGGCAGACCTCTCTATTTGTCACTGCCTCTATTCTTATCTTTCTGATCATGAAAAAATTAACCTCTCTTATCTATAAAGATAAAATGAAAGCATTGCCGTTTGTTGTTTTCCTTTCGATGATGCTGACTAGAATCGGCTACTTTTATCTTCAGGATTCACTTACATTGTACGATTATATGATGGCAGGGGTTGAGTCAGGACTTGCTTTTATTCTGACACTTATTTTTCTGCAGAGCTTGCCTCTTATATCAGCCAGGAAGTACAAGCAGTCTCTTAAGATAGAAGAAATCATATGCATAATGATTCTGCTTGCTTCCGTGCTGACCGGTTTTGTTGGGGTCTCATACCAGGAGCTTCAGGCAGAGCATATTTTATCGAGATACATTGTCCTGCTGTTTGCTTTTATCGGCGGATCGAGCATTGGCTGCACAGTAGGTGTTGTAACCGGCTTAATTTTGAGTCTTGCCAATGTCGGAAACCTCTACCAAATGAGCCTCCTTGCCTTCTCGGGTCTGCTTGGAGGGCTCTTAAAAGAAGGCCAGAAATTTGGGGCAGCCATTGGTCTTTTAATCGGATCTCTGCTGATTTCCCTTTACGGAGAAGGGTCAAACGACCTGATAAAAAACTTATCAGAATCACTCATTGCCATTGGGTTATTTCTATTAACACCAAAGGCAATTACAAATAAATTAGCTAAGCATATTCCCGGAACAAACGAACATACACAGGAACAGCAGCAGTATGTAAGAAAAATCAGGGACGTAACGGCCCATCGGGTAGATCAATTCTCTCAAGTATTTCATGCACTTTCAGAAAGCTTTGTCACATTCTATGAAAAAAGCGAAGAGTCAGAAGATCAAAGGGGGACCGATTTGTTTTTAAGCACCATAACTGAAAAAACGTGTCAGACCTGTTTCAAAAAAGAAAGGTGCTGGGTGCAGAACTTTGATACAACCTATGACTTTATGAAGACTATTATGCATGAAAGCAAAGAAAACACGTATCATGGTAACCGGAAATTAAAAAAGGAATTTGAGAGATATTGTTCAAAACCGAAAAAAGTAGAGGAGGCTATTGAACAGGAAATTAATTATTACGACGCTAATGAAAAGTTAAAAGAGCAGGTGCAGGAGAGCAGAAGGCTTGTAGCGGAACAGCTGATGGGAGTTTCGCAGGTCATGGAGGATTTTGCAAAGGAAATAAAGCGTGAACGAGAAAATCATTTTGTTCAGGAAGAACAAATTCTTGAGGCACTTCAAAGCTTCGGGATTGAAATTGGCCACGTAGATATATATAGCCTGGAGCAGGGAAATGTTGATATCGAGATGAGTATTCCATTTTGCAATGGACACGGGGAGTGCGAGAAGATCATCGCACCAATGCTCTCTGATATTCTGGAAGAGTCAGTGATTGTCAAACATGAAGAATGCTCGAGCTATCCGAACGGATATTGTCACGTATCCTTCGGTTCTTCGAGAACATATAGAGTTGATTCCGGTGTGGCTCACGCGGCAAAAGGAGGAGGTCTTGTTTCAGGAGACAGCTATTCAACGATTGAACTCGGTTTTGGAAAATACGCCATTGCAATCAGTGACGGCATGGGAAATGGAGTGAGAGCCCATTTTGAGAGCAATGAGACCATAAAGCTGCTTCAAAAGATTCTGCAGTCCGGAATTGAAGAAAAAGTTGCGATTAAGACAATAAATTCCATTTTATCCTTAAGAACAACAGATGAAATATTTTCAACGCTCGATCTGGCTATTGTTGATCTGCAGGATGCAAGCTGCAAATTTTTAAAGATTGGATCCACACCAAGCTTTATTAAACGCGGCGATCAAATCATGAAAATTCAAGCCAGCAATTTGCCAATGGGAATTATTGAGGAATTTGATGTTGATGTCGTTGGAGAGCAGCTGAAGGCGGGAGATCTTCTGATCATGATGAGTGATGGAATTTTCGAAGGGCCAAAGCATGTGGAGAATCATGATTTGTGGATGAAGAGAAAAATAAAAGAATTGGAGACAATGGATCCGCAAGAGGTGGCAGATTTAATTATGGAGGAGGTTATCCGTACGAGAGCAGGAAAGATTGAGGATGATATGACGGTGGTTGTAGCCAAAATCGATCATAATACTCCTAAATGGGCTTCTATTCCAACGTCCAAACATTACAAAAAACAGAATGTGATGTAG
- the hslO gene encoding Hsp33 family molecular chaperone HslO produces the protein MDYLVKALAFDGQVRAYAAKTTDTVGEAQRRHQTWPTASAALGRSMTAGVMLGSMLKGENKMTIKVEGGGPIGVIVVDSNAKGEVRGYVTNPQTHFDLNEKGKLDVARAVGTTGMLSIVKDLGMKEHFTGSVPIVSGELGEDFTYYLVSSEQVPSSVGVGVLVNPDNTILAAGGFIVQLMPGTDESTITEIEKRLGSVEPISKLIQKGLTPEEILFEVLGKENVKLLDKQSVAFHCPCSRERIANAIISLGAEEIQSMIEEDGKAEAECHFCNERYHFNKEELTALKESALN, from the coding sequence ATGGATTATTTAGTAAAGGCGCTTGCGTTTGACGGGCAAGTGCGTGCGTATGCTGCCAAAACAACAGACACAGTAGGAGAAGCGCAAAGAAGGCACCAGACATGGCCGACTGCTTCAGCAGCTTTAGGCCGGTCTATGACAGCTGGAGTCATGCTTGGATCAATGCTTAAAGGCGAGAATAAAATGACGATCAAAGTTGAGGGAGGCGGGCCTATCGGTGTCATTGTTGTAGACAGCAATGCAAAAGGCGAGGTGAGAGGCTACGTCACAAACCCTCAAACTCATTTTGACCTTAATGAAAAAGGGAAGCTTGATGTCGCACGGGCAGTAGGCACCACAGGCATGCTTTCCATTGTGAAGGATCTTGGGATGAAAGAACATTTTACAGGTTCAGTTCCCATCGTGTCTGGCGAATTAGGTGAGGATTTCACCTATTATCTTGTATCCTCAGAGCAGGTTCCCTCGTCTGTGGGTGTCGGAGTACTTGTTAATCCGGATAATACAATCCTTGCAGCAGGAGGATTCATTGTTCAATTAATGCCGGGGACGGATGAATCAACTATTACAGAAATCGAGAAACGTCTAGGCAGTGTAGAGCCAATTTCGAAGTTAATTCAAAAAGGATTAACTCCAGAAGAAATTCTTTTTGAAGTATTAGGTAAAGAAAACGTGAAGCTGCTAGATAAACAATCCGTTGCATTCCATTGCCCTTGCTCCCGCGAAAGAATCGCAAATGCCATTATCAGCCTAGGTGCCGAAGAAATTCAAAGTATGATTGAAGAGGATGGCAAAGCAGAGGCAGAATGTCATTTTTGCAATGAAAGATATCATTTCAACAAAGAAGAATTAACAGCGCTGAAGGAAAGTGCGTTAAACTGA
- the hpt gene encoding hypoxanthine phosphoribosyltransferase, with the protein MKQDIEKVLITEEEISVKVKALGKALTEEYKDRFPLAIGVLKGAMPFMADLLKNIDTYLEMDFMDVSSYGTSTVSSGEVKILKDLDTSVEGRDILIIEDIIDSGLTLSYLVELFRYRKAKTISIVTLLDKPTGRKADIQADYVCFEVPDAFVVGYGLDYIERYRNLPYIGVLKPEIYQNK; encoded by the coding sequence ATGAAGCAGGATATCGAAAAAGTATTAATCACAGAAGAAGAGATCAGTGTCAAAGTAAAAGCATTGGGCAAAGCGCTAACAGAAGAATATAAAGACCGCTTTCCGCTCGCAATTGGTGTTTTAAAGGGTGCAATGCCTTTTATGGCGGATCTGCTGAAGAACATCGATACATACTTGGAAATGGACTTTATGGATGTTTCGAGTTATGGTACATCTACGGTCTCTTCCGGTGAAGTTAAGATTCTTAAGGATTTGGATACTTCAGTTGAAGGCAGAGACATTCTAATCATTGAAGATATCATCGACAGCGGTTTAACACTAAGCTACTTAGTAGAGCTTTTCCGTTACCGTAAAGCAAAAACAATCAGCATTGTGACTTTGCTTGATAAACCGACTGGACGCAAAGCTGATATCCAGGCAGATTATGTATGCTTTGAAGTTCCGGATGCATTTGTAGTCGGCTATGGTTTAGATTACATTGAACGCTACCGCAATCTTCCGTACATCGGCGTGCTGAAGCCTGAAATTTATCAAAATAAGTAA